One part of the Clostridium thermosuccinogenes genome encodes these proteins:
- a CDS encoding LacI family DNA-binding transcriptional regulator: protein MHKYDVVKNYILSKIKSEEYLPDQRLPKDDEISELLGVSTITVRKAMGELVNENIIYRVRGRGSFVKGKPSIRNSSSQNLVTFLLSTNDANDSSYIRIIIGIRRYLSQVGYSLIVENPGEDPARERQAIDKYLDSGVAGYIIYPSNPELSVENFRYLKDKNIPFVTMDRYAKYFPTNTVVCNNHDGAFSAVEHLISLGHKKIGFISEKFYLSSEKERFEGYTDALHYASLEVDDELLFLEPKVDYDRLIKAVKTRKITALFCVNDRRGLEVINAFTERGIRIPQDVSIMGFDDYEASKLSPVPLSTVKQHFEEVGYWAAKMLLKTIENPNLQFSKMMIGCQLVIRKSTAPLV, encoded by the coding sequence ATGCATAAATATGATGTGGTTAAAAATTATATACTGTCAAAAATTAAATCAGAGGAATACCTGCCGGACCAGAGGCTGCCAAAGGACGACGAGATTTCAGAACTGCTTGGTGTAAGCACTATAACTGTCAGGAAAGCCATGGGGGAGTTGGTCAATGAGAACATAATTTACCGTGTTAGAGGCAGAGGAAGCTTTGTAAAAGGTAAGCCATCGATCCGGAATTCCTCGTCCCAGAATCTTGTGACATTCCTGCTTTCGACCAATGACGCAAATGACAGTTCATATATCAGGATCATAATAGGAATCCGGCGCTACCTTTCCCAGGTAGGTTACTCCTTGATTGTTGAAAATCCCGGAGAAGATCCGGCAAGGGAGAGACAGGCAATTGATAAATATCTGGATAGCGGTGTCGCTGGGTATATTATTTATCCGTCCAATCCGGAACTGTCTGTCGAAAACTTCAGATATCTGAAGGATAAGAATATACCTTTTGTCACTATGGACAGATATGCCAAGTATTTTCCTACCAATACCGTTGTGTGCAACAATCATGACGGAGCTTTTTCTGCGGTGGAGCATCTTATCTCTTTGGGACATAAGAAAATAGGCTTTATATCTGAGAAATTTTATCTAAGCTCGGAAAAAGAGCGCTTTGAGGGTTATACCGATGCTTTGCATTATGCTTCCCTTGAAGTGGATGACGAACTGCTGTTTTTGGAGCCGAAGGTGGATTATGATCGCTTGATAAAAGCCGTTAAAACCCGGAAGATTACTGCATTGTTTTGTGTAAATGACCGCCGCGGGCTGGAAGTGATCAATGCTTTTACCGAGAGAGGAATCAGAATCCCACAGGATGTGTCCATTATGGGATTTGATGATTATGAAGCATCAAAACTGTCGCCAGTTCCCTTAAGCACTGTCAAACAGCATTTTGAAGAGGTGGGCTACTGGGCAGCCAAAATGCTTTTAAAAACCATAGAAAATCCCAATCTGCAATTCAGCAAGATGATGATCGGATGTCAGCTGGTCATCCGTAAGTCTACAGCGCCGCTGGTTTAA
- a CDS encoding ABC transporter permease, whose amino-acid sequence MALPGFLVVLIFNYFPMYGILIAFKDYSPVKGILGSDWVGFQHFQDFFRNPMATRILKNTLLLGIYTLLWSFPAPIILALLFNELKNQHFKKLVQTVSYFPNFISVVVVAGMLKEFCSRDGLFNNLLGLFGVEPIMFLLKPEYFRTIFIASGIWQGVGFGSIIYLAALSSVDPTLYDVAEIDGANRWHKMLHVSWPAIKPTTVILLIFSVGGILGNDYQKILLLYSPETYSVSDVIGTYVYREGLQGARFEYTSAIGLFMSLVSFIILYLTNALSRKVSETSLW is encoded by the coding sequence ATGGCACTTCCTGGTTTTCTTGTAGTTCTGATCTTTAATTATTTCCCTATGTATGGTATTTTGATCGCTTTCAAGGACTACAGTCCGGTGAAAGGAATTTTAGGCAGTGATTGGGTTGGATTTCAGCACTTTCAGGATTTCTTTCGAAACCCGATGGCTACCAGAATACTGAAAAACACGTTGTTACTAGGCATTTACACTTTGTTGTGGAGTTTTCCGGCACCAATTATTCTGGCCCTGCTTTTCAATGAACTTAAGAATCAGCATTTCAAGAAGCTTGTTCAGACTGTATCCTATTTCCCTAATTTCATATCAGTAGTGGTTGTAGCTGGAATGTTAAAAGAGTTTTGCTCCAGGGACGGTCTTTTCAACAACTTGTTGGGGTTGTTCGGGGTAGAGCCTATCATGTTCCTTCTAAAGCCTGAATATTTTCGCACGATATTTATAGCGTCGGGAATTTGGCAAGGAGTAGGTTTCGGTTCTATTATATATCTTGCTGCGCTAAGCAGTGTAGACCCAACGTTGTATGATGTTGCTGAAATAGACGGTGCAAACCGCTGGCATAAGATGTTGCATGTAAGCTGGCCGGCTATCAAACCTACCACAGTCATTTTATTGATCTTTTCCGTGGGAGGAATATTGGGAAATGATTATCAGAAGATACTCCTGTTGTATTCGCCCGAGACCTACAGCGTATCTGATGTAATTGGTACCTATGTGTACAGGGAAGGCTTGCAGGGAGCGCGATTTGAATATACGTCCGCTATTGGCCTGTTTATGTCGCTGGTATCGTTCATCATTCTGTATCTTACAAATGCCTTGTCGCGTAAAGTTTCAGAAACCAGCCTGTGGTAG
- a CDS encoding carbohydrate ABC transporter permease encodes MRSNVRSKRRRKESFGSKVFDAFNILIMIFILVVVLYPVLNIIAISFSSVAHISKADISIWPKGFNVNSYYLVLRDKFVYTGYVNSILYAAGSTLLMLLFTSMMAYALMVQEFVFKKFINIYLTITMFFGGGLIPTYIMMQRLKLLDTPWVMIIPGCVGAYNVFVFRTFFRNVPGEMRESALVDGANDMLILFKIILPLSKSLLATFALFSIVGSWNSWFNALIYLKDENKYPLQLVLRNYLYVIDANALARRSGSSASAVNSMMANMKVTPKGVRMAMIVITMFPIMMIYPFFQKYFVKGVMIGAIKG; translated from the coding sequence TTGAGAAGTAATGTAAGAAGTAAAAGAAGACGAAAAGAAAGCTTTGGGTCTAAAGTATTTGACGCTTTTAATATTCTAATAATGATTTTTATTCTCGTAGTTGTACTTTATCCCGTCCTTAATATAATCGCTATATCTTTCAGCAGCGTAGCCCATATTTCCAAGGCTGATATTTCAATATGGCCAAAAGGCTTCAATGTGAATTCATACTATCTGGTACTGAGGGATAAGTTTGTATACACCGGTTATGTAAATTCGATTTTGTATGCGGCGGGTTCAACCCTGCTGATGCTGCTTTTCACATCCATGATGGCTTATGCCTTGATGGTGCAGGAGTTTGTATTTAAGAAATTTATAAACATTTATCTGACAATAACCATGTTCTTTGGAGGCGGCTTAATCCCTACCTATATCATGATGCAAAGGCTGAAATTGCTTGACACTCCATGGGTAATGATAATCCCAGGATGCGTGGGAGCATACAATGTGTTTGTTTTCCGCACCTTTTTCAGGAATGTTCCGGGGGAGATGAGGGAATCAGCTCTGGTGGATGGTGCCAACGATATGCTAATTCTCTTTAAGATCATACTTCCGCTTTCCAAATCCTTGTTAGCCACCTTTGCATTATTTTCAATTGTAGGTTCATGGAACAGCTGGTTTAACGCTTTGATTTATCTGAAGGATGAGAACAAATATCCTCTTCAGTTGGTACTGCGCAATTACCTGTATGTCATTGATGCCAATGCCTTAGCCCGGAGATCCGGATCATCGGCTTCCGCTGTGAACAGTATGATGGCAAACATGAAAGTGACCCCCAAGGGAGTTCGTATGGCGATGATTGTCATAACCATGTTTCCCATCATGATGATATATCCATTTTTCCAGAAGTATTTTGTCAAAGGCGTTATGATTGGTGCCATAAAAGGATGA
- a CDS encoding extracellular solute-binding protein, whose translation MKKLSKKLIALLTVASMLFMVACSSGSSNSDSSSDTKGSATDTTSSSGGDKTADAKPLKFTATLTGWGGDDANSMVHKEWLKVMEEKMGRPLDITFNWIPQAEYEEKSKLMFSTGDLTDITVTPFWYDYVKVAKDGLLLELSQYKDLLPNYMEWVKATKDGEALCFLPDGTMYVFMQGELPRFPADKGMLAQNMSAYNYNVFEKHNIKIPETLDELYVAAKKLKELYPNEYPINTRFQSLNPIFYAHHVDRDVYWNGEEYVYGPFEEGYKESLMFLNKLYTEGLLDPEYSIETNDTIKMKALNQKNFIFLNEWFTSPGEYSRNNEEGLKFAVTLYPDNPKYGKCWQTVSNVNTMNLSNWGMFAIDAKTKDPEGLMKFIDLQYSEEIIRLLTWGIEGVTYTIGSDGKPQFVDSILNAKDPWAEGDKYGMRASSKHRPGLQMAADTAAYVAFAPNDYIYYDGKLHEEPIEKSPYITEIPFPENEYMPPWFNGPTVTFTTEENQEISKIKTALDTYRDEMQTKFISGEESFANWDKFINGLKSMGDIDRLLEIYNAAADRFYGK comes from the coding sequence ATGAAAAAACTATCAAAAAAATTGATAGCACTATTGACAGTTGCTTCTATGTTGTTTATGGTTGCATGTAGCTCAGGATCCTCAAATTCTGACAGCAGTTCAGATACAAAGGGATCTGCAACCGATACCACTTCCAGTAGTGGTGGCGATAAAACTGCCGATGCAAAACCATTAAAGTTCACAGCGACACTAACCGGCTGGGGCGGTGACGATGCGAACAGTATGGTGCATAAAGAGTGGCTCAAAGTTATGGAGGAAAAAATGGGCCGTCCTCTTGACATCACTTTTAACTGGATTCCTCAGGCAGAATATGAGGAAAAGTCCAAGCTGATGTTTTCAACCGGTGATTTGACCGACATCACGGTAACACCTTTCTGGTATGACTATGTGAAGGTAGCGAAAGATGGCTTGCTTCTGGAGTTGAGCCAGTATAAGGATCTTTTGCCCAATTATATGGAATGGGTAAAAGCTACCAAAGATGGTGAGGCTTTATGCTTCCTGCCCGATGGCACCATGTATGTCTTCATGCAGGGAGAACTGCCCAGATTTCCGGCAGACAAGGGCATGCTCGCTCAGAACATGTCTGCCTACAACTACAATGTGTTTGAAAAGCATAACATAAAAATACCGGAAACCCTGGATGAACTGTATGTCGCTGCTAAGAAACTCAAGGAGCTTTATCCCAATGAATATCCTATCAACACCAGATTCCAGAGCTTGAACCCCATATTCTATGCTCATCATGTGGACAGGGATGTCTACTGGAATGGTGAGGAATATGTATATGGTCCTTTCGAGGAAGGATACAAGGAATCCCTGATGTTCCTGAACAAGCTGTACACTGAAGGCTTGTTGGATCCGGAGTACTCTATCGAGACCAACGACACTATCAAGATGAAGGCTCTGAACCAGAAGAATTTTATATTCCTCAATGAGTGGTTTACCAGCCCGGGTGAATATAGCAGAAATAATGAAGAAGGCCTCAAGTTTGCTGTTACTTTGTATCCGGACAATCCAAAATACGGTAAGTGCTGGCAAACAGTATCCAACGTAAATACCATGAACCTTTCCAACTGGGGTATGTTTGCAATTGATGCAAAGACCAAGGACCCTGAGGGACTGATGAAATTCATTGACCTCCAGTACTCCGAAGAAATTATCCGTCTATTGACATGGGGTATTGAAGGAGTGACATATACCATCGGGTCGGATGGCAAGCCTCAGTTTGTAGATTCCATACTGAATGCCAAGGATCCATGGGCAGAAGGGGATAAATATGGTATGCGCGCCAGCAGCAAGCACCGTCCAGGTCTGCAGATGGCTGCCGATACAGCTGCCTATGTTGCCTTTGCACCAAATGATTATATATACTATGATGGTAAATTGCATGAGGAACCCATTGAAAAATCTCCTTATATAACAGAAATTCCTTTCCCTGAAAATGAATATATGCCTCCGTGGTTCAATGGTCCTACAGTAACCTTTACTACCGAAGAGAATCAGGAAATCTCGAAGATTAAGACAGCATTGGATACTTATCGCGATGAAATGCAGACCAAGTTCATCAGTGGCGAGGAAAGCTTTGCGAACTGGGATAAGTTCATCAATGGGCTCAAATCCATGGGCGATATAGATCGTCTGCTGGAGATATACAATGCCGCTGCTGATCGTTTCTATGGTAAATAA
- a CDS encoding GntR family transcriptional regulator, whose translation MAKYPKYQMVIDYVLDKIKSGDLKAGDKIPSESEFSQIMNISNITVRKAMSELVNSGIIYRIKGKGSFVSDKFLQSGRNTNRLVTFMFSDIDVRDNAYIELIISMQKYLMSQNFSLIVECTDGDSQSEISSIKNLLSKNVEGFIIYSKEPKNCIPSYKFLHDNNIPFVLVDRYTPLFPCNFVGSNDHDGAFAATHHLLKLNHTNIAFVGSHLSLSTEQERFAGYKDALASMSLEVNPENCFPDYKVDLDRLVANTKKGGITAFFAANDHCALKVMNALYSEGIRVPDDVSIVGFGDSEVIKHSMIPLTTVKQFFDEIGYASAKLLVQVINNSSRFYDYAHLSLRTKLIIRDTTRKLSV comes from the coding sequence ATGGCAAAGTATCCAAAATATCAGATGGTCATTGATTATGTTCTGGACAAAATTAAAAGCGGAGATCTGAAGGCAGGGGATAAAATCCCCAGCGAAAGTGAATTTTCGCAAATAATGAATATCAGCAATATCACTGTGCGAAAAGCAATGTCTGAATTGGTAAATTCCGGCATTATATACCGCATCAAAGGCAAGGGAAGCTTTGTTTCCGATAAGTTTTTGCAAAGCGGCAGGAATACCAACAGGCTTGTTACGTTCATGTTTTCCGATATTGATGTAAGAGATAACGCATACATTGAATTAATAATTAGTATGCAAAAGTATCTCATGAGTCAGAATTTTTCATTGATTGTTGAATGCACCGACGGTGACAGCCAAAGTGAGATTTCCAGCATAAAAAATTTACTCAGCAAGAATGTTGAAGGATTTATTATATACTCAAAAGAACCGAAAAATTGCATACCCAGTTATAAATTCCTCCATGACAACAATATTCCGTTTGTTTTGGTGGACAGGTATACTCCTTTGTTCCCCTGCAATTTTGTCGGCAGCAATGATCATGACGGGGCTTTTGCTGCAACACATCATCTTCTTAAGCTTAATCACACCAACATAGCGTTTGTTGGCAGTCATTTAAGCTTAAGCACAGAGCAGGAAAGGTTTGCCGGATATAAAGACGCTTTGGCAAGCATGTCTCTGGAAGTTAATCCTGAGAACTGCTTCCCGGACTATAAAGTCGACTTAGACCGATTGGTTGCAAATACTAAAAAGGGTGGCATCACTGCCTTTTTCGCCGCCAATGACCACTGCGCCCTGAAGGTTATGAACGCTTTATACAGCGAGGGCATACGTGTACCTGACGATGTATCTATAGTCGGATTTGGCGACTCGGAGGTAATAAAACACAGCATGATCCCTCTTACTACCGTAAAGCAATTTTTCGATGAGATCGGATATGCTTCGGCCAAGTTATTGGTTCAGGTCATTAACAACAGCAGCCGTTTTTATGACTATGCTCATTTATCCTTAAGAACCAAACTTATAATCCGGGATACCACCCGTAAGCTGTCGGTATGA
- a CDS encoding uroporphyrinogen decarboxylase family protein, whose product MTGKEHFLNIANRKSDKCGFWHGCPNPASIEKLYGYFGVENDFELGLKLNSTCRWVMPEKYGMWQNPEQPVMFDVLLGKKRDSLNQAGVFADCEDVSEVERFPWPDVKYCDFTKTLEEIDKTIEAGQAVLSGSWSAFFHIACDFFGMENYFVKMYTDPAVVEAVTEHIVDFYMAANEKLFDLAGDKIDAFFFGNDFGSQLDLLISPEMFLKFVMPYFIKFTQQAKRRGYKVVLHSCGAIDKAIPYLIDAGVDILHPIQAKAANMDADSLSKKYNGKIVFMGGVDTQHILPFGTPQEVRDEVRRIREIFGPNFIVSPSHESLLPNIPPENIVAMMEAAME is encoded by the coding sequence ATGACAGGAAAGGAACATTTTCTGAATATAGCCAACAGAAAAAGTGATAAATGTGGTTTTTGGCATGGATGCCCAAACCCGGCCAGCATAGAAAAGTTATACGGTTATTTTGGGGTAGAGAATGATTTTGAGTTGGGGCTTAAGTTAAACTCCACCTGTCGATGGGTTATGCCAGAAAAGTATGGTATGTGGCAGAATCCGGAGCAACCGGTCATGTTTGATGTTTTGCTGGGCAAGAAACGGGATAGCTTAAATCAAGCCGGAGTATTTGCTGATTGCGAGGATGTGTCAGAAGTAGAGCGGTTTCCATGGCCGGATGTGAAATATTGTGATTTCACAAAAACGCTGGAGGAGATCGATAAAACCATTGAGGCAGGGCAAGCGGTTCTTTCCGGGTCTTGGAGTGCTTTTTTCCACATCGCCTGTGACTTTTTCGGCATGGAAAATTACTTTGTAAAGATGTATACCGATCCAGCCGTGGTGGAAGCAGTTACCGAACATATAGTTGATTTCTATATGGCAGCCAACGAGAAGCTCTTTGATTTAGCCGGGGACAAAATAGATGCATTTTTCTTCGGCAATGACTTTGGAAGCCAGCTGGATTTGCTCATTTCACCGGAGATGTTCTTAAAGTTTGTAATGCCGTATTTCATCAAGTTTACCCAGCAAGCGAAGCGCCGCGGCTACAAGGTAGTGCTGCATTCCTGCGGAGCAATTGACAAAGCGATTCCTTACCTGATCGACGCAGGAGTGGACATTTTGCATCCTATACAGGCAAAAGCAGCGAATATGGATGCCGACAGCCTGTCCAAAAAATATAATGGAAAAATAGTTTTCATGGGAGGCGTGGATACTCAGCATATCTTACCCTTTGGCACACCCCAGGAGGTAAGAGATGAAGTAAGGCGCATACGGGAAATATTCGGACCAAACTTCATTGTATCTCCGAGCCATGAATCCCTGCTGCCCAACATACCACCCGAAAATATTGTGGCGATGATGGAAGCTGCTATGGAATAA
- a CDS encoding glycosyl hydrolase-related protein — MSDKIKKIYYLSSTHWDREWYRDFQGFRFHLVERINEIIDVLERDPSFTTFIMDGQTIVLDDYSEIEPVKKDRLIQLIREGRIVVGPWYTMPDEFLVTGESLIRNLQIGHQLARKYETEAMKYGYICDIFGHIAQLPQILKGFGIEGALLGRGTNYHNCPAHFIWESPDGSRCITFKVPEETGYATFWSDVYLDYLLGKDRDKENLISRACQYVDKELKRSDIPYVVLMDGMDHERIHKEATWIASRLSEIYDCPVVFENMENLVADLKAYVSQMPVKRGELNETAKMQSGHNMLITNTLSSRYDLKRANDECQILLEKWALPMTAVARLKGCDIQSTYTDLAYKLLTQCHAHDSICGCSIDAVHKDMHYRFRQVKSIAKNITDKAVRYELNHNAEDKPSEVSVLSVFNPLPFARRETITVTLDFIQDYPNRFADPSNPEQRNAFKIMDREGREIPYNLVEIKKNSFTEKPGELYRYTADLYTIAFLAELSPMGPTEYLIVPYDKPIRYLNEISTSETSCENEYIRLEINADGTINIKDKETGKEYRNLMSYLDDGEIGDGWFHAGLVKDRVVSSRGSRCVIEKIDDGPAACTFCITHYMRVPKRAVRDIHDFSRSDDTIDLKISSKITLGVGNRWVDVATSIDNVARDHRLRLKLATGIEGNTYNASQAFCFVEREIGFNRDTGEWKEADLAEKAFESVVLKRDALGDGLAFISGGGLHECAVLDDENYSMIITLFRSFSKTHLTDGEEDGQLQQILNFNYRLMPIRSTDSFADIIRVKDCLQAGIRTVTERVCDTYLPKSNPGAFVLEGDHVVVSLIKTPEDLEKDAVILRCSNYSNNSSNAVLRCPAPVKEAFETDLLENSLLPAAFENDLLHMSFNPWEIKTFRIRF; from the coding sequence ATGTCTGACAAAATTAAGAAAATCTATTATTTATCCAGCACTCATTGGGACCGTGAGTGGTATCGTGATTTCCAAGGTTTTCGATTCCATCTGGTGGAAAGAATAAATGAAATAATCGATGTTTTGGAGAGAGATCCATCCTTTACTACCTTTATCATGGATGGGCAGACTATTGTCCTGGATGACTATTCAGAAATCGAACCTGTCAAAAAAGATCGTCTTATTCAATTGATACGTGAGGGTAGAATTGTTGTCGGACCCTGGTATACTATGCCCGATGAGTTTCTTGTTACAGGTGAAAGCCTGATCCGCAATTTGCAGATAGGTCATCAATTGGCCAGGAAATATGAAACTGAAGCCATGAAATATGGTTATATATGTGATATATTCGGACATATAGCTCAATTACCTCAAATTCTGAAAGGGTTTGGTATCGAAGGGGCCCTTTTGGGCAGAGGCACCAACTACCACAACTGCCCTGCGCACTTTATTTGGGAATCCCCGGACGGCAGCAGGTGTATCACCTTCAAGGTGCCAGAGGAGACAGGATATGCGACTTTTTGGTCAGATGTGTATCTCGATTATTTATTGGGCAAGGACCGGGACAAGGAAAATCTCATTTCCAGAGCATGCCAATATGTGGATAAGGAGCTTAAACGTTCGGATATACCCTATGTAGTCTTGATGGATGGCATGGACCATGAACGAATTCATAAGGAAGCAACCTGGATTGCTTCCCGATTGTCTGAAATTTATGATTGTCCTGTAGTTTTTGAAAACATGGAAAATTTGGTGGCGGATTTGAAAGCCTATGTATCTCAAATGCCGGTAAAACGCGGTGAGCTGAATGAGACTGCTAAAATGCAAAGCGGGCATAACATGCTTATCACCAATACATTATCCAGCCGATATGACCTGAAGAGGGCCAATGATGAATGTCAGATTCTGTTGGAGAAGTGGGCTCTGCCTATGACAGCCGTAGCCAGACTGAAAGGTTGTGACATTCAGAGCACCTATACGGATCTCGCATATAAATTATTAACCCAATGCCATGCTCATGACTCAATTTGCGGATGTTCTATAGATGCAGTACATAAAGACATGCACTATCGCTTCAGACAGGTGAAGTCCATTGCTAAAAACATCACAGATAAAGCAGTGCGGTATGAATTGAACCATAATGCAGAAGACAAGCCATCCGAAGTCAGTGTGCTGTCTGTATTTAATCCGCTTCCTTTTGCCCGCCGGGAGACAATAACGGTTACTCTGGACTTTATCCAGGACTATCCTAACAGATTTGCCGATCCCAGCAATCCGGAGCAGAGAAATGCATTCAAAATAATGGACAGAGAAGGAAGGGAAATCCCATACAATCTAGTCGAGATTAAGAAAAACAGCTTTACAGAGAAGCCGGGTGAATTATACCGCTATACGGCCGATCTATATACTATAGCTTTTCTGGCAGAACTTTCACCTATGGGTCCTACAGAATATTTGATAGTGCCATATGATAAGCCTATCCGCTATTTAAATGAGATATCAACATCGGAAACATCCTGTGAAAATGAGTATATCAGGTTGGAAATCAATGCGGATGGTACCATTAACATAAAAGATAAGGAGACCGGCAAAGAGTACAGAAATCTCATGAGCTACCTGGATGATGGGGAAATCGGTGACGGATGGTTTCATGCCGGCCTCGTGAAGGACAGGGTTGTTTCAAGCCGTGGAAGCCGCTGTGTTATAGAAAAAATAGATGATGGCCCTGCAGCTTGTACTTTTTGCATAACCCATTACATGAGGGTTCCGAAAAGGGCTGTCCGTGATATCCATGATTTTTCCAGATCCGACGACACAATAGATCTAAAAATCAGTTCCAAGATCACTCTGGGTGTCGGAAACCGATGGGTGGATGTGGCTACCAGCATTGATAACGTGGCCAGAGACCACAGACTCAGGCTTAAACTTGCTACAGGAATTGAAGGCAATACATATAACGCCAGTCAGGCCTTCTGCTTTGTTGAAAGAGAGATTGGATTCAATCGCGATACAGGAGAATGGAAAGAGGCAGACCTGGCGGAAAAAGCTTTCGAAAGCGTTGTTTTGAAGAGAGATGCTTTGGGAGACGGTCTGGCTTTTATCTCCGGAGGCGGTCTCCATGAATGTGCAGTGCTGGACGATGAGAATTACTCCATGATAATTACATTATTCCGTTCCTTTTCCAAAACACATTTGACCGACGGAGAGGAAGACGGCCAGCTTCAGCAGATTTTAAATTTCAATTACAGACTTATGCCCATTCGCTCCACGGATTCCTTTGCTGATATAATCAGGGTAAAGGATTGTCTGCAGGCGGGTATAAGAACTGTTACCGAAAGAGTATGCGATACATATTTGCCTAAAAGCAATCCGGGGGCTTTTGTCTTGGAAGGAGATCATGTTGTTGTTTCACTGATCAAAACCCCTGAAGACTTGGAAAAGGATGCGGTTATCCTTCGCTGTTCCAACTACAGCAATAATAGTTCCAATGCTGTCTTGCGTTGTCCTGCACCCGTAAAGGAAGCTTTTGAAACCGATTTGCTGGAAAACAGTTTATTACCGGCAGCTTTTGAGAACGATTTGCTGCATATGAGCTTTAATCCCTGGGAGATAAAGACCTTCCGCATCAGGTTCTAG